One Thiocapsa sp. genomic window carries:
- the aroK gene encoding shikimate kinase AroK — protein MMRAQNIFIVGPMGAGKSTVGRQLAETLSYTFKDSDQEIQRRTGVDIPTIFEFEGETGFRARERQVIEELVSEERIVLATGGGVILSAENRQDLAARGVVIYLHCSPEQQYARTARDRNRPLLDTEDPLAKLRELMEEREPLYRQVADMVVSTEKRGTSSVVKEISRRLESEEI, from the coding sequence ATGATGCGCGCACAGAACATTTTTATCGTCGGGCCGATGGGCGCCGGCAAGAGTACCGTCGGACGGCAGCTCGCCGAGACGCTGTCCTACACCTTCAAAGACAGCGATCAGGAGATCCAGCGCCGCACGGGCGTGGACATCCCGACCATCTTCGAGTTCGAGGGCGAAACGGGCTTTCGTGCCCGCGAGCGCCAAGTCATCGAGGAGCTGGTGAGCGAGGAGCGGATCGTGCTCGCGACCGGCGGCGGGGTCATCTTGTCGGCGGAGAATCGTCAAGACCTCGCGGCGCGCGGCGTCGTCATCTATCTGCATTGCAGTCCCGAACAGCAGTATGCCCGTACCGCTCGCGACCGAAATCGCCCCTTGCTGGACACGGAGGATCCGCTCGCGAAACTGCGCGAGCTGATGGAGGAGCGCGAGCCGCTCTATCGCCAGGTCGCCGATATGGTCGTTTCGACCGAAAAGCGCGGCACCAGCTCGGTGGTAAAGGAGATCTCTCGACGCTTGGAGTCCGAAGAGATCTAG
- the aroB gene encoding 3-dehydroquinate synthase produces MTWSLTVALGARAYPIHIGSGLLSDPDLYRPHLLGSQVMIVTNETVAPLYLEPVRSALEGYQVGEVVLPDGEQYKTMEVWNRIFDALLQARFGRDCTLVALGGGVVGDMTGFAAACYQRGVGFIQVPTTLLAQVDSSVGGKTGINHPAGKNMIGAFHQPRAVIADTSTLATLPQRELSAGLAEVLKYGLIRDPIFLAWLETHMAELLARDPDALAYIIRRSCEIKAEIVAEDELEAGQRALLNLGHTFGHAIETATGYGTWLHGEAVGVGICMAADLSARMGWLTDVDLERVRRLVASAGLPVAAPNDLSADRFLELMAVDKKVQDGQLRLVLLQHPGDALVTGDVDPNLLRATLDAAAS; encoded by the coding sequence ATGACCTGGAGCCTCACCGTTGCCCTCGGGGCGCGCGCTTATCCCATCCACATCGGATCCGGCCTGCTCTCGGATCCGGATCTCTACCGGCCGCATCTGCTCGGCTCGCAGGTCATGATCGTGACCAACGAGACGGTTGCACCGCTGTATCTGGAACCGGTTCGCTCGGCGCTGGAGGGTTATCAGGTCGGCGAGGTGGTGCTGCCCGACGGCGAGCAGTACAAGACGATGGAGGTCTGGAACCGGATCTTCGATGCCTTGCTCCAGGCGCGTTTCGGGCGCGATTGCACCCTGGTGGCGCTCGGCGGAGGCGTGGTGGGCGACATGACGGGGTTCGCCGCCGCCTGTTATCAGCGCGGGGTCGGCTTCATCCAGGTGCCCACGACCCTGCTGGCACAGGTCGACTCCTCGGTCGGCGGCAAGACCGGCATCAATCATCCGGCCGGGAAGAACATGATCGGGGCCTTCCACCAGCCTCGGGCGGTGATCGCAGACACCTCGACCTTGGCGACATTGCCGCAGCGCGAGCTCTCGGCCGGGCTGGCCGAGGTCTTGAAGTACGGGCTCATCCGCGACCCGATCTTCCTCGCCTGGCTCGAAACGCACATGGCCGAGCTGCTCGCCCGCGATCCCGATGCCTTGGCCTACATCATCCGCCGCTCCTGCGAGATCAAGGCGGAGATCGTCGCCGAAGACGAGCTCGAGGCCGGGCAGCGTGCCCTGCTCAACCTCGGGCACACCTTCGGGCACGCCATCGAGACCGCAACCGGTTACGGCACCTGGCTTCACGGGGAGGCGGTCGGGGTCGGAATCTGCATGGCAGCCGATCTCTCCGCCCGCATGGGTTGGCTCACCGACGTGGATCTCGAGCGGGTCCGCCGCCTCGTGGCCAGCGCGGGCCTTCCTGTTGCCGCCCCGAACGATCTGTCCGCCGATCGCTTTCTCGAGCTTATGGCGGTCGACAAAAAGGTGCAGGACGGTCAACTGCGCCTGGTTCTTCTGCAACACCCCGGAGACGCACTGGTGACTGGCGACGTCGATCCGAACCTTCTGCGCGCGACCCTCGACGCCGCGGCCTCCTAG